From Streptomyces sp. NBC_00775, one genomic window encodes:
- a CDS encoding (2Fe-2S) ferredoxin domain-containing protein, with product MSRRKAQAAAQAAPRCTVTVCRGSCCGTAKVPGVDHAAQLATLKAELGSVAQIRGVNCLDACEQANVIVVQPSPAGRAAGGRPVWLGLVNTPDATGDIVAWVRAGGPGLAEPPEVLDLYEFGPSRRVQRGIGD from the coding sequence GTGAGCCGGCGCAAGGCACAGGCTGCCGCCCAGGCGGCGCCCCGGTGCACGGTCACCGTATGCCGGGGCAGCTGCTGCGGCACGGCCAAGGTCCCCGGAGTCGACCACGCCGCCCAACTCGCCACGCTGAAAGCCGAGCTGGGGTCCGTCGCCCAGATCCGAGGGGTGAACTGCCTCGACGCCTGCGAGCAGGCCAACGTCATCGTCGTCCAGCCTTCCCCGGCCGGACGGGCTGCGGGCGGGCGGCCGGTCTGGCTCGGACTGGTCAACACCCCGGACGCGACCGGCGACATCGTCGCCTGGGTGCGGGCCGGAGGGCCGGGGCTGGCCGAGCCGCCGGAGGTCCTCGACCTGTACGAGTTCGGGCCGTCCCGGCGGGTGCAGCGGGGCATCGGGGACTGA
- a CDS encoding heavy metal translocating P-type ATPase yields MTSTLAPPLADPAALPREGGAPRHRTRVFALPEARWAAAATVLFLVALPLQLTGAPAWAWGPLYALSYATGGWEPGWAGLRALKEKTLDVDLLMIVAALGAAAIGQVMDGALLIVIFATSGALEALATARTADSVRGLLDLAPATATRLGTDGGEAAVSVEELAVGDTILVRPGERIGADGRVLDGASDVDQATITGEPLPVAKEKDDEVFAGTLNGTGALRVRVERDASDSVIARIVRMVEEASETKAPTQLFIEKVEQRYSLGMVAAALAVFLVPIAFGANLTDALLRAMTFMIVASPCAVVLATMPPLLSAIANAGRHGVLVKSAVVMERLGQVDAVALDKTGTLTEGTPRVADVRSLAGSEADEREVLAFAAAAEHPSEHPLARAVVDAARERGLALPVAEDFDSTPGVGVTATVDGRVVAVGAPARLLDGAADADSARAAVLAGELEDGGRTAVLVTVDGTPVGVLGIADRLRPDADATVSSLTSLTGTAPLLLTGDNPRAAARLAAEVGIEDVRAGLLPQDKVSVVRELEGEGRKVMVVGDGVNDAPALAAAHTGVAMGRAGSDLALETADAVIVRDELATVPAVIALSRRARKLVTQNLVIAGVFIAALAVWDLAGTLPLPLGVAGHEGSTVIVGLNGLRLLREAAWKRGAQ; encoded by the coding sequence ATGACCTCCACCCTTGCTCCGCCCTTGGCCGACCCGGCCGCGCTCCCGCGCGAAGGCGGTGCGCCCCGGCACCGTACCCGCGTCTTCGCACTGCCCGAGGCGCGCTGGGCGGCAGCGGCCACCGTCCTGTTCCTGGTTGCGCTGCCGCTGCAGCTGACCGGCGCCCCGGCGTGGGCGTGGGGTCCGCTGTACGCGCTGTCGTACGCGACCGGAGGCTGGGAGCCGGGCTGGGCCGGCCTGCGGGCACTGAAGGAGAAGACCCTCGACGTCGATCTCCTGATGATCGTCGCGGCGCTCGGGGCGGCGGCGATCGGGCAAGTCATGGACGGGGCGCTGCTGATCGTCATCTTCGCCACCTCGGGCGCGCTGGAGGCGCTGGCCACGGCCCGGACCGCCGACTCGGTGCGCGGCCTGCTCGACCTGGCACCGGCCACGGCGACCCGCCTCGGCACCGACGGCGGTGAAGCAGCCGTCTCCGTCGAGGAACTGGCCGTTGGCGACACGATCCTCGTACGGCCCGGCGAGCGCATCGGCGCCGACGGGCGGGTGCTCGACGGGGCGAGCGACGTCGACCAGGCGACCATCACCGGTGAGCCGCTGCCTGTGGCCAAGGAGAAGGATGACGAGGTCTTCGCCGGCACCCTCAACGGCACCGGCGCCCTGCGCGTGCGGGTCGAGCGTGACGCCTCCGACTCGGTAATCGCCCGGATCGTACGGATGGTGGAGGAGGCGTCCGAGACCAAGGCGCCCACCCAGCTGTTCATTGAAAAGGTCGAGCAGCGTTACTCGCTGGGCATGGTGGCGGCGGCCCTGGCCGTGTTCCTCGTCCCGATCGCCTTCGGGGCGAACCTGACCGACGCGCTGCTGCGGGCCATGACGTTCATGATCGTGGCCTCGCCGTGCGCGGTCGTGCTGGCGACGATGCCGCCGCTGCTGTCGGCGATCGCCAACGCCGGGCGACACGGTGTGCTGGTCAAGTCGGCGGTGGTCATGGAGCGGCTGGGGCAGGTCGACGCGGTGGCGCTCGACAAGACCGGCACGCTGACCGAGGGCACTCCGCGCGTCGCCGACGTCCGGTCGCTCGCCGGATCCGAAGCCGACGAGAGGGAGGTCCTGGCGTTCGCTGCGGCCGCCGAGCACCCGAGCGAGCATCCGCTGGCGCGGGCCGTCGTGGATGCGGCGCGTGAGCGCGGGCTTGCCCTGCCGGTGGCTGAGGACTTCGACTCCACGCCCGGCGTCGGGGTCACCGCCACCGTCGACGGGCGTGTGGTCGCGGTCGGAGCCCCGGCCCGGCTGCTCGACGGGGCGGCGGACGCCGATTCCGCCCGCGCGGCGGTTCTCGCGGGAGAGCTGGAGGACGGCGGGCGGACCGCGGTGCTGGTCACCGTGGACGGTACGCCGGTAGGCGTGCTCGGTATCGCCGACCGGCTGCGCCCCGATGCCGACGCGACCGTGTCGTCGCTGACGTCCCTCACCGGGACCGCGCCGCTTCTGCTGACCGGCGACAACCCGCGCGCCGCCGCCCGCCTCGCCGCCGAGGTCGGCATCGAGGACGTACGGGCCGGGCTGCTGCCGCAGGACAAGGTGAGTGTCGTCAGAGAGCTGGAGGGCGAGGGGCGCAAGGTGATGGTCGTCGGGGACGGCGTCAACGACGCCCCGGCACTGGCCGCCGCACACACCGGCGTCGCCATGGGCCGTGCGGGGTCAGACCTCGCCCTGGAGACCGCCGACGCGGTGATCGTCCGCGACGAACTCGCCACCGTCCCCGCCGTCATCGCCCTCTCTCGCCGGGCACGCAAGCTCGTCACCCAGAACCTCGTCATCGCCGGCGTGTTCATCGCCGCCCTGGCCGTCTGGGACCTGGCCGGCACCCTGCCACTGCCGCTCGGTGTCGCCGGGCACGAGGGCTCCACCGTCATCGTCGGCCTCAACGGACTGCGGCTGCTGCGCGAAGCGGCCTGGAAGCGTGGCGCCCAGTGA
- a CDS encoding ArsR/SmtB family transcription factor encodes MGHGAGADTETTATARERLETVGAADVAATLQALATPSRLRILARLQEGPCAATELADAVGMEQSACSHQLRLLRNLGLVTGERRGRSVIYALYDNHVAELLEQALYHVEHLRLGLRDDAPATAAVAGA; translated from the coding sequence ATGGGCCATGGAGCTGGAGCTGACACCGAGACCACCGCCACCGCGCGCGAACGCCTCGAAACCGTGGGCGCCGCCGATGTGGCCGCCACCCTCCAGGCCCTGGCCACTCCTTCCCGGCTGCGGATCCTCGCGCGGCTCCAGGAGGGGCCGTGCGCGGCGACCGAACTCGCCGACGCCGTCGGCATGGAACAGTCCGCCTGCTCCCACCAGTTGCGCCTACTGCGCAACCTCGGCCTGGTCACCGGCGAACGCCGGGGCCGCTCGGTCATCTACGCGCTCTACGACAACCACGTGGCCGAACTGCTGGAACAGGCCCTGTATCACGTGGAACACCTGCGCCTGGGACTGCGCGACGACGCCCCAGCCACTGCCGCCGTGGCCGGGGCGTGA
- a CDS encoding MDR family MFS transporter: MSGLRAQLASFDRPARLLMVNQFAINLGFYMLMPYLADHLAHGLGFAAWTVGLVLGVRNLSQQGMFLIGGTLADRYGCKPMILTGCALRTVAFALLAVASSLPVLIVASALTGLAGALFNPAVRAYLAADAGEERRVEAFAAFNVFYQAGILVGPLAGLALLAWDFGAVCAVSALIFGTLALLQARALPARPPAGRGAEPAWRSVAADWRTIAANRPFLLFAAAMTGSYVLAFQVYLALPLRARELFGDRTGLVTGAIFAISALAALSGQLKLTVWAKRNLSGPRAIAYGLAVMGVAFLPLLPGPYEGAVGVAEGVLALALCAALLAWGGALLYPFEMDTVVRLSGDRLVATYYGAYNTASGIAISLGNLAVGALFDTGVPWLPWAALAATGFLCAGLVGRLHRSGYLAPRPVPVPV, translated from the coding sequence ATGAGCGGCCTGCGGGCCCAGCTGGCCTCCTTCGACCGCCCGGCGCGGCTGCTGATGGTGAACCAGTTCGCCATCAACCTCGGCTTCTACATGCTCATGCCCTACCTCGCCGACCACCTCGCCCACGGCCTCGGCTTCGCGGCCTGGACGGTCGGGCTGGTCCTCGGCGTACGCAACCTCTCCCAGCAGGGCATGTTCCTCATCGGCGGCACCCTCGCCGACCGCTACGGCTGCAAGCCGATGATCCTCACCGGTTGCGCTCTGCGGACGGTCGCCTTCGCGCTGCTCGCGGTGGCGAGCAGCCTGCCCGTGCTGATCGTCGCCTCGGCGTTGACGGGGCTGGCGGGGGCGCTGTTCAACCCGGCGGTGCGCGCGTACCTGGCCGCTGACGCGGGTGAGGAGCGCCGCGTCGAGGCGTTCGCCGCCTTCAACGTCTTCTACCAGGCGGGCATCCTCGTCGGCCCGCTCGCCGGACTCGCCCTGCTGGCCTGGGACTTCGGTGCGGTGTGCGCGGTCTCGGCGCTCATCTTCGGAACGCTGGCCCTGCTCCAGGCGCGCGCACTGCCCGCGCGCCCGCCGGCCGGCCGGGGCGCCGAGCCCGCCTGGCGGTCGGTGGCCGCCGACTGGCGCACCATCGCGGCCAACCGCCCCTTCCTCCTCTTCGCCGCCGCGATGACCGGCTCCTATGTCCTGGCCTTCCAGGTCTATCTCGCGCTGCCGCTCCGGGCCCGTGAACTCTTCGGCGACCGGACCGGGCTGGTGACCGGCGCGATCTTCGCGATCTCGGCGCTGGCCGCGCTGTCGGGGCAGCTGAAGCTGACGGTGTGGGCGAAGCGGAACCTGTCCGGGCCGAGGGCCATTGCCTACGGCTTGGCGGTGATGGGGGTGGCGTTCCTCCCGTTGCTGCCCGGACCGTACGAGGGCGCCGTAGGCGTGGCGGAAGGTGTGCTCGCGCTTGCCCTGTGCGCGGCGCTGCTGGCCTGGGGCGGCGCGCTGCTCTATCCGTTCGAGATGGACACCGTGGTCCGTCTCTCCGGCGACCGGCTGGTGGCGACGTACTACGGCGCCTACAACACCGCCTCCGGCATCGCGATCTCGCTGGGGAACCTCGCCGTGGGGGCGCTCTTCGACACGGGTGTGCCCTGGCTGCCGTGGGCGGCTCTGGCCGCTACCGGGTTCTTGTGCGCGGGGCTGGTGGGTCGGCTGCACCGCTCCGGGTATCTGGCGCCGAGACCGGTGCCGGTACCGGTGTGA
- a CDS encoding PLP-dependent cysteine synthase family protein, with product MNLPLLESLDPLGAHAPIPVIARRPAQLVGNTPVLWIDEPFAPAGRGFHAKLEGANPGGIKDRPGLHMVREARRRGDLAPGAPVIESSSGTLGLGLALAGLTYGHPVTVVTDPGMEPSMVRLLTALGAQVDQVIAPHPEGGWQEARRERVAELLTRTSGAYCPDQYHNPDNVAAYRSLAAELAAQLGRVDVLVAAVGTGGHSAGTASVLRESFPDLTLIGVDAVGSTIFGQPAGPRLMRGLGSSIHPANVDYAAFAEVHWVAPAEAVWACRRLARRHYASGGWSVGAVALVAGWAARTFPAGTRIAAIFPDGPHRYLETVYNDAWCAEQQLLGQEPPSEPDEIAEPDECVVTGWTRCSRVRDPLGRTTAAGRAEAGVR from the coding sequence ATGAACCTCCCCCTGCTTGAATCGTTGGACCCGCTCGGGGCACACGCCCCAATCCCCGTGATCGCCCGCCGCCCCGCTCAGCTCGTGGGCAACACCCCGGTCCTGTGGATCGACGAACCCTTCGCCCCGGCCGGCCGCGGCTTCCACGCCAAGCTGGAAGGGGCCAACCCCGGCGGTATCAAGGACCGCCCGGGCCTGCACATGGTCCGCGAGGCCCGGCGCCGCGGGGACCTGGCACCGGGCGCGCCCGTCATCGAGTCGTCCAGCGGCACGCTCGGCCTCGGGCTCGCGTTGGCCGGCCTGACCTACGGGCACCCGGTCACCGTTGTCACCGATCCGGGCATGGAGCCGTCGATGGTCCGGCTGCTCACCGCCCTCGGCGCGCAGGTGGACCAGGTGATCGCCCCGCATCCCGAGGGCGGCTGGCAGGAAGCCCGCCGAGAGCGTGTCGCCGAACTGCTGACCCGCACTTCGGGCGCGTACTGCCCGGACCAGTACCACAACCCCGACAACGTCGCCGCCTACCGGTCCCTGGCCGCCGAGCTCGCTGCCCAACTCGGCCGCGTCGACGTCCTGGTGGCCGCGGTCGGCACCGGAGGTCACTCGGCCGGTACCGCCTCCGTCCTGCGCGAGTCCTTCCCCGATCTGACGCTGATCGGTGTGGACGCGGTCGGCTCGACCATCTTCGGGCAGCCCGCCGGGCCACGGCTGATGCGGGGCCTGGGCTCCAGCATCCATCCGGCGAACGTGGACTACGCGGCCTTCGCCGAGGTCCATTGGGTGGCTCCGGCCGAGGCGGTGTGGGCGTGCCGCCGGCTGGCCCGCCGTCACTACGCGTCCGGGGGCTGGAGCGTCGGTGCGGTCGCGCTCGTCGCAGGCTGGGCCGCTCGTACCTTCCCCGCCGGAACCCGGATCGCCGCGATCTTCCCCGACGGGCCGCACCGCTACCTGGAGACCGTCTACAACGACGCCTGGTGCGCCGAACAGCAACTCCTCGGCCAGGAGCCGCCGTCGGAACCGGACGAGATCGCGGAACCCGACGAGTGCGTCGTCACCGGCTGGACGAGATGCAGCAGGGTGCGCGACCCGCTGGGACGCACGACGGCTGCCGGTCGCGCCGAGGCGGGCGTGCGATGA